A single region of the Trachemys scripta elegans isolate TJP31775 chromosome 19, CAS_Tse_1.0, whole genome shotgun sequence genome encodes:
- the FNDC10 gene encoding LOW QUALITY PROTEIN: fibronectin type III domain-containing protein 10 (The sequence of the model RefSeq protein was modified relative to this genomic sequence to represent the inferred CDS: deleted 1 base in 1 codon) gives MPRAPPGPASMLRLGTLLQSLALFCLCQRRPGHVWGRLMGSGELAGSAAAAWDPLPALPRRSRRGASPPANSSGAAPWCPYKVFSEGQASGRLCFRSPARDFQCPPPSCKAHRSPGRALVANVLRNGSVLLQWGAPGGPGRDLRGFALNCSWDGTYTRFHCDSVQLGASCRDYLLPDAHGSVRYRLCLQPLYRAGGPGAPRAECVEFSVEPASMQDIVIAMTAVGGSICVMLVIICLLVAYITENLMPPAFGRAAAPKRGT, from the exons atgCCCCGGgcgccccccggcccggccagcATGCTCCGCCTGGGCACGCTGCTGCAGTCGCTCGCCCTGTTCTGCCTCTGCCAGCGCCGCCCCGGGCACGTCTGGGGCAGGCTGATGGGCTCCGGGGAGCTGGCCGGGAGCGCCGCCGCTGCCTGGGACCCGCTGCCGGCCCTGCCCCGGCGGAGCCGGCGGGGAGCCTCGCCGCCGGCCAACAGCTCCGGGGCGGCGCCCTGGTGCCCGTACAAGGTGTTCAGCGAGGGCCAGGCCAGCGGCCGCCTCTGCTTCCGGAGCCCGGCCCGGGACTTCCAGTGCCCGCCGCCCAGCTGCAAGGCGCACCGCTCGCCGGGCCGCGCCCTGGTGGCCAACGTGCTGCGCAACGGCAGCGTCCTGCTGCAGTGGGGGGCGCCCGGCGGGCCGGGGCGGGACCTGCGGGGCTTCGCCCTCAACTGCTCCTGGGACGGCACCTACACCCGCTTCCACTGCGACAGCGTCCAGCTGGGGGCCAGCTGCCGGGACTACCTGCTGCCCGACGCGCACGGCAGCGTGCGCTACCGCCTGTGCCTCCAGCCGCTCTACCGGGCCGGCGGGCCGGGCGCGCCCCGCGCCGAGTGCGTGGAGTTCAGCGTGGAGCCGGCCAGCATGCAGGACATCGTCATCGCCATGACGGCCGTG GGGGGCTCCATCTGCGTCATGCTCGTCATCATCTGCCTCCTGGTGGCCTACATCACCGAGAACCTCATGCCGCCGGCCTTCGGCCGGGCCGCCGCCCCCAAGAGGGGCACGTAG